In the Arachis stenosperma cultivar V10309 chromosome 8, arast.V10309.gnm1.PFL2, whole genome shotgun sequence genome, TGATCTTGGTGTGACCTATAAAACATATGGTGTTGAAGTTGATAATAGATTTGTTGTGCCATATAATCCGCTACTTTTGATGAAGTATCGTGCTCATattaatttggagttttgtaaCAAATCGaatgttattaaatatttattcaaatatgtTAATAAAGGTCCTGATCGCATAACAGCAACATTGAGTAATAGTAATATTGGGAATCAACACTCTCACGCAATTGATGAGATTAGAGAATACTTTGATTGTCGGTACTTATCTCCATGTGAGTCTATTTGGAGGCTTTTTGTTTATGATATTCATCATCGGTGGCCATCTGTTCAAAGGTTAAGTTTTCATTTACCGAAAAAGCAACATGTTATTTTTGATGATCGTGACTCAATAAGCTCAGTTTTAGTCAGGAATAGAGATTTGGTTACTATGTTTATTGCTTGGATGTTAGCTAACAGGACCTATTCGGAGGGAAGACATTTAACATATGTTGAGTTCCCACAACATTTTGTTTACATTGTTGACAATAGAGAATGGAGACCACGACAAAGGGGATTTTCAGTAGACAGGTTAAGTTTTGTTCCACCATCAACTGGTGAATTGTTTTATATGCGCCTATTACTAAACGTGCTGAAATTGTCATGGCTTCAATAAATTCTTCTTATCTATGGAAGCATTGTGAAGTGTTTAATTTGAGTAGGAATATGCGATTGGAGAGTGGTATTGAAAATTCAGATGTCGACGAGTTAAAATTATTCTCAGAGTGGATTCTTCAAGTTGGAGAAGCTCAATGTGGTATAATAATTAATGATAGACATTTTGTTCGTATTCCTTCAGATCTATCAATTCCTATTACTGATGATCCAATTCATGATATTGTTTCTGCAATATATCCAAATATCTCAGAGAATTCAGCTGATTCTAGATATTTTCAAGATAGAGCTATTCTTGCTGCGACTATTGAGATTGTTGAGGAAGTCAATGATCATATTGTTAATTTACTACCGGGGGAGGTGACAGAATATCTGAGCTCAGATAGCATATGTGGCAGTGATGCAAATGTTGACATTGACATTGATTGGATCAATGTTGAATTTTTAAATCAGATCAGATGCTCTGGATTACCAAATCATTCTTTGAAGTTGAAAAAAGGTGTTCCTGTTATTTTATTGAGAAATATTGACCCTGCTGGTGGATTATGCAATGGTACCAGACTTATTGTTCACAGCCTTGGAAGAAATGTTATTACTGCAGATATTGTTTCTGGTAGTAATGTTGGGGATAGAGTGTTCATTTCCCGAGTAAATTTGATTCCAAGTGATTCTGGTTTACCTTTCAAATTTCAACGTAGGCAGTTTCCATTGGCATTGTGCTTCGCAATGACAATTAACAAAAGTCAAGGTCAAACCTTATCAACTGTGGGATTATTTTTATGTCGTCCAGTTTTTTCACATGGGCAACTTTATGTGGCTATATCACGTGTGAGGTACAAAAAGggattgaaaattttattatgcGATAAGAATAGACCAGAGGACGACTTGACAGAAAATATAGTATTCACAGAagttttcaataaaattttcggtaagttcttttattttctcattTGAATTTAATCATTAGTTTTctatattttatcttatttcaTTGAATTTGTTGTTAAATCCTACTAAATTGTCAAATGGTATAATTGaatttatattttcatattgtaattataatgttattataaaataaataattgtaaaaaatctttaaataaaggttactatatattttattttacttttgtaACATTACGAGTGTATTTGGTTTAGTGTTTTGAGTTTTAAATTCAACTTTAATTTTGTTGAAagcttctttttttatttttaaatacaaaCATGCCTTTAGTCTAACTTATGTTTAcctgaaaataaaaattctaagttttgtattcactttttattattaaactattaattaaagaaatttattttatatttatcacTTTTCTCATCATGGTTTATACAAtgaattttgttgttttttctttttataactATGTCTCTAATACTCCCTCATAcagaattattatttttttgttatgtgAGTTTCCTTTCTTtattgttctttttatttatttttgtgtgGAGGTCTTTTTTTAAACTTTGTAATGTAATTCTATTAATTTCATTAGACaaaccaaattaaataaaataatttttttagaagtAATATTAGAATCATAAGTACTGAAAAATTATAGCTAAAAAAGTACTAAAGAGAATATTAGAAAAAgaatattagaatttatttaaatatgtaaaataaaatgataacattgtataaaataattatttaaatttatgtctttttcaataatttttttatctaaaataaCATTTATTTGACCAAGGACacattcaaaaattttttgaacagggagtcaaaaattaaatatttaataatatttatataattaatattgtattatataattgatgatattatttttttattttttaaaaaaattattaataaatgctatattgaaatagaaatttttacttaaaaactaatttttatatttgatatcattcataataacaaaaattttaatttttatcctttattattataaataatgtAACATGAATGATATAGATcagttattctaatatttttagtaGGGCAAAAAACCCTAATAAGCCAATGCAAGTTACAAATTACGTAAATAAGCCAAGATGAAAATCGTTTCAGCAATGAGCCAATGCCTATCtttatgtaattcgaaccacACTGGTTCGAAATAGGTTCCTTAATAAATCGAACCGGTTTAGTTCGAATTAGGGTTGGAAAACGTTGCACTTAATTCGAACCAATGGTGTTCGAATTCAATTTCCACATAATTCGAACAAGGCTAGTTCGAATTATGCCTACGCTACCAAaccatgtaattcgaaccaacctAGTTCGAATTACCCTTCTCGTGGCTCCTTAATAATTCGAACCTACCTGGTTCAAATTACTAGCTATATAAGGAGTTCGAATCAGCCTCATTCGAACCATTCTTCCTTTCCCCTACCCCACCAAATCCCAGAGAAAATGACCCAGATTCTCTCCGACGAAGACCTGAACGGAATACTCTGCTGATGGGGAACGATCCGGCACATTTATATCGCTTGGACGGAGTTGCTCATATAGCCGGGGTCATCAACGACGAGGTTAGTACAGAAATAACTTCGTGCTAGCGGTATATGTGACTTAGTGGTTTTGCATGCGGTTTTAGTGGCGGTTTATGTTAGCGGTAAATCGAAGTTGTATTGCTGGTGGTTTAGTTTAGAGGTTTTGCATGCGGGTTAGATGGTGGTTTAGTTGGTGGTTTATCTAGGTGGTTTCtgttggtggtttatgttagtggtttatgttagtggtttatgttagtggtttgttttagttattttatgtTGGTTTTTTATGTTGGTGCTTTATCTTAGTTgttttatgttagtggtttttgttagttgttttatgttagtggtttgttttagttgttttatgttagtggtttatgttggtttttttatgttggtggtttatgttagttgTTTTAAGTTAGTGGTTTCTGTTAGTTattttatgttagtggtttgtGTTAGTTGTTTTATGTTAGCTGTTTTATGTTAATGGTTTTAGTTAAGCTGTTTTATGTTAGTGGTTCTACTTAAGCTgttttatgttagtggtttagtTGTGTGGTCTATGGGTTTGTTTTGCATGTGGTTCTCGTTCATGTATTTTTATGCGGTTTTATTTAGTATGATGTTTTGTAGAAGATTTATCGTGTTGGTTATGTTTATCATTGGTTATTAAGCTGGTTTTAACAATGCGGTGCATTTCATGCGCAGCCTTAGCGATGCATCAGGAGCATGCAGCGGCAGCAAGGCATGTGACTCGATGACAGATACGTTCCGTACTTGCAGATGGCCGGTCTATACCATCTTGCAAGGCTGAACAATAGATGGTTCCGGTTAGACGAGGCCCTTGTCAGTGCATTCGTCGAGCGATGGAGTCCGGAGACGCACACGTTTCACATGCCATTCGGAGAGTGCACGATCACACTTCAGGACGTGGCATACAGTTGGGTTTGCCAGTGGATGGGCATTACGTGAGCGGCTGCCTATCAGAATTCCAGGTTTACATCCAGGGTGGCCGTCCAGCCTGGGTGTGGTTCCAGGAGTTGCTTGGAGTGGTTCCTCCTCCCAGCCAGGTTCAGAAGTATGCAGTGAACTGCAGCTGGTTTCAGGAGACTTTTGGTGAGTGCCCCGAGGGAGCCGATGATGAGACTGTGCGGCGATATGCCCGTGCGTACATCATGATATTGTTGGGTACGCAGCTGTTTGCGGACAAGTCCGGCAACCGCATTCACATCAGATGGCTTTCCTACGTAGCTAGGCTAGAGGAGATGGGCACCTACAGCTAGGGTTCTACAGCACTGGCATGGTTGTACAGGTGCATGTGCCGATTGGCGAACAGACATGTGGTTAAGTTAGCGGGCCCACTTCAGCTATTTCAGTCTTGGATCTTCTGGCGATTTCTTCGGTTTAGGCCTTCTCTATTtcaatttaatataaataactcCATGTTCATTAATAATGTATTACAAACCCTAAACACAAATTTAAGTAGCCATAAGAAACATGTATGATGCAGGTGGTCAGGATACAACACTTCCGGTAGCGAGAAGGGTCTTAGAGTGCAGATGTGGAGGCTGAGGATAGACCGGTTACAGGACAGAGAGGTGAGTACGCTACTTAATAAGTTTCTTTATTTAACCACACTTTATGAGTTGGGTCCATGAGTTGCCCTGACAATTGATGTTGATCTCCGTGCAGTTTATCTAGATGCCGTACAGCAGTCCCGACATACTTCAGGTTGTGCATCCAGAGGTTTTGGAGCCTCGGCATATGGCGTTGTGGCGGTCTGTGACGTCGCTGATCTACTTTGCCGTCATAGAGTGGCATCAGATAGATAGGGTTCTTCCGCAGTTTGGAGGGGTGCAGTCGCGTCCGAATCTCGCCCTGAACATCGACTTTCTGATGTCGAAGGACGGCAGAGGCGGCGATCGATGGTTCCCATACCATTTGCAGAAGTGGCATCTCTATTGGGACTGCTGTGCGGAGACCGTGCTGAGGTTCGATGTTGTTGCCGACCTTGGACCGTCGCATGAGTTCCTCGAGTGGTGGAGTCAGCATGGAAAGAGGTTCTTGTCTCCGGAGATGCACCTGGGGGATCCGAGAGCCGTTCCTATTCCAGTTGAGGCCTCACAGCGGGGTGCTGGGCGAGTTCCTGACATGGATCGTCCTGAGGACATGCCGGACATGCGGTGGCTTGAAAGGAGAGCTCGTGTGGGGACACAACAAAGCCAGCGTGAGTGGAGGTGGCTTGATGCGGCTATAGACGATGATGACGATGCCGGTCCCGCTAGAGGCGGACGGCGAGGCCAGGGAGGGAGACGGAGAGGGCGTGGTGCGGCGGACCACCGTGGtcatgaccatgacaacgatgACGACGATCAGCATGGTCCCGTGGGCGGGGATGGTGCAGGGGCTGTTGTAGTCGGTGGTGTTAGTACCCACGATGGCGGACATGGAGGTGAGTGGTATGGGTCAGGTATGGGTGACGGGGCTGACCATGGTGACGCTGGACTTGGGTCGGGGCCTCTTGGAGATTACTTCGTTGGTGTACCCGCCCATGACCAGCCTCAGCAGGAGGGTACCCCATGGGTTATTTCGGGATCACAGTGGTCAGACTTCCTTGCCTCAGATACGCTTGATGCGGACTTCGGGGGTGCACAGTTTCTAGAGGACATTACCGCCATCATGCAGGAGGACGTGCCGGCCCGGAGGCGTGGTCAGACCTCTGGCACGCAGGCACCTTTAGACGTTGATCTGAACGAGCCTCCTACGGCATCTGTTGGTGACCATTTTGGTTTGGGAGGTACCCCACCATCCGCCTACGCTGCGGCATTAGAGTCTGTTGCCGGGCCGTCTGCGGTACCCGTCCATTTTACGCCACCTGCACAGCCTGGCCCGGATGAGGACGCGAATGAGATCGAGGATGAGGAGCTGTTTATCCGCAGAGGTCAGAGGGCACGGGTACCCCGTCGTTGCTTTACGGGCTCGCATCTGTTTAGATGAGTCATGTTTCATGTATTTTGTTCCTTAGGGTTCATTCATGTATCACAGCCATGTGTACTTTTGTTGTTATTTTAGAGTTGTTTTCCTTTGTTGTTTGTTCATCGAATTGTACTTTGAAAACGGGTGTTTACCGGATTTATCAGTGACTATTTATAATCATTGCATCATATAATAGTCTAATATgtacatttatttattaaattttgcaTTTAGGATACTTGTAGCAAGACTCAAAGTGAAACATAACATATTCATTACTTAACGCAGCATGCTGAATACATGAAAgtaaaaaaatcaacaataaaactTAACTAAAATAAGTACTAACGCTAAGAACATGGCTACTAATGGCCCCCACTGTGAGACGATCCACCCAGTTGTGGGCAACTCCGACGTGTGTGTCCGGGTTGGAGACATAGGCCACATCTCTTTGGATGGTTTAGATCTGCCTCGTCCATATTTGTTCGTATCCTGGTGGACCTCGGACAACCCTCTCTCGCACGCCTCTTGTCAGGGTCCGGTATCACAGTGGGCCCGTCGTATGGTGGCCAGAAACCCTCTGGAATCGGAGGGGTGAATCCCATCCGATACACACTGAATACCGAACTAATCCGATACACGCTGTGAGCATAAGTGGTCCAGTTTACCCGTGAGTAGGCACAACATGCAAGTGCGTGCTGACACGGGAAATGAAGTGCCTGGAAGTACCTGCAGTAACATGTCCGAGAGGCAAGCGATACTCTGTAGCTACCCAATGAGAAGGAACCAGTCGGAGTGGTTTCTGCTACGGTGAACTCGGAATTATCCCTGTCATACAAAGTCACCGTGAAGCACCTCGCCGTCTTCAAGTTGGCCTCAATACACTTGGCCAAGTGCTGAGTAAATTGTTGTCCAGTACCCATTTGGGCCTCAGCCTCTCTCCCCTTGCGAACAAAAAGTTCCGCAAGCCTTCCATATGTTGCCTTCACCAGCGAGGATACAGGTAGGTTTCTGACACCCTTGAGGATTGAGTTCACACACTCGGAGATATTCGTCGTCATGTGACCGAATCTCCGCCCTTCGTCACGATGCTGAGTCCACAAGGAATAATCAATCCGGTTCGCCCACTCACACATCACCGGATCTTCAGACCGCAGAATATCAAACCAGTAATCAAACTCAACCTCGGTCTTGGCATACGCCGCATTCACAAAAAGCCTTCGTGCGTCTTTGCCCTTGAAGGTAAGGGCAAAATTAGCAGCTACGTGTCGAATGCAGAATGCACGGTATGCAAATGGAGGTAACCAACCTCCGTCAGGAGCCTCAAGCGCAGCCTTGATGCCGTTATGCCTGTCCGATATAACCAGCAGACCCGGCTGCAGCGTCACGTGCTGACGAAGGTGGGAGAGAAAGAATGTCCAAGACTCAGCATTCTCACCCTCGACTAGTGCGAATGCAATAGGTAGAATGTTGGAGTTCCCGTCCTGTGCAATTGCGATGAGCAACGTTCCCCCGTACTTGCCATACAGATGGGTGCCGTCAATGCTGACTAACAGCTTGCAATGACGGAATGCCTCGATGCACGGTGGAAACGTCCAGAAAAGTCTGTGAAAATAAGCTTGAGACTTATCTACCTGTCCTCCAACTCGAACGGGGCTAGTCCTTAGGACTGCAACAGTACCAGGCATCGTCAACTAGACTCCCAACACCCACCTGGGCAGCTCGTTGTATGACTCATCCCAGTTACCGTAGATGAGGGCAACAGCCTTCTGCTTCGCCATCCAGACCCTCCTGTAAGTCGGTCTAAACCCAAAGTGTGTTGCCGTGGCATTCAGAAGCACCTTGATGCTGATGGATGCATCAGCCCTAACCATCGGCATAATAAACGCCGATATCACATGATAATCCAAACTCTTGTGGTCACTCGAGATGGAGGTGGCAAGACAAGTGTGAGGTCCATTGTATCGTTTGACCTCCCAAATGCCCTTGCACTGCTGGAGACTCAGTCGAATCAACCATGTGCACCCATTCCCAAACTCAGAACACTTGCCCACATACCGGCGATATTCAGACTCGACTACCTTGTACTGTACCCCTCGTCGGATGCTGTAAGTCTTCACACTTAAC is a window encoding:
- the LOC130945543 gene encoding uncharacterized protein LOC130945543; this translates as MQHGDTEASSIGTRVILPSSFTGGRRYMFNNCQDAMAICKHFGYSDLFMTMTCNPNWSEFQRYTSVDGIPIVERPDISCQVFHAKVKCLLEDLKSGVFFGPLNAGMYTIEFQKRGLPHAHILLWLDGRSRLQSSEIIDELICAELPNPAKYPLLYDVVTKFMIHGPCGQLRFNFPCMQDGRCSKFYPKQFVNETYFDQEGYPIYKRCDLGVTYKTYGVEVDNRFVVPYNPLLLMKYRAHINLEFCNKSNVIKYLFKYVNKGPDRITATLSNSNIGNQHSHAIDEIREYFDCRYLSPCESIWRLFVYDIHHRWPSVQRLSFHLPKKQHVIFDDRDSISSVLVRNRDLVTMFIAWMLANRTYSEGRHLTYVEFPQHFVYIVDNREWRPRQRGFSVDRLSFVPPSTGELFYMRLLLNVLKLSWLQ
- the LOC130945544 gene encoding uncharacterized protein LOC130945544, which codes for MRLESGIENSDVDELKLFSEWILQVGEAQCGIIINDRHFVRIPSDLSIPITDDPIHDIVSAIYPNISENSADSRYFQDRAILAATIEIVEEVNDHIVNLLPGEVTEYLSSDSICGSDANVDIDIDWINVEFLNQIRCSGLPNHSLKLKKGVPVILLRNIDPAGGLCNGTRLIVHSLGRNVITADIVSGSNVGDRVFISRVNLIPSDSGLPFKFQRRQFPLALCFAMTINKSQGQTLSTVGLFLCRPVFSHGQLYVAISRVSLSDASGACSGSKACDSMTDTFRTCRWPVYTILQG
- the LOC130945545 gene encoding uncharacterized protein LOC130945545 — encoded protein: MPGTVAVLRTSPVRVGGQVDKSQAYFHRLFWTFPPCIEAFRHCKLLVSIDGTHLYGKYGGTLLIAIAQDGNSNILPIAFALVEGENAESWTFFLSHLRQHVTLQPGLLVISDRHNGIKAALEAPDGGWLPPFAYRAFCIRHVAANFALTFKGKDARRLFVNAAYAKTEVEFDYWFDILRSEDPVMCEWANRIDYSLWTQHRDEGRRFGHMTTNISECVNSILKGVRNLPVSSLVKATYGRLAELFVRKGREAEAQMGTGQQFTQHLAKCIEANLKTARCFTVTLYDRDNSEFTVAETTPTGSFSLGSYRVSLASRTCYCRYFQALHFPCQHALACCAYSRVNWTTYAHSVYRISSVFSVYRMGFTPPIPEGFWPPYDGPTVIPDPDKRRAREGCPRSTRIRTNMDEADLNHPKRCGLCLQPGHTRRSCPQLGGSSHSGGH